From Portunus trituberculatus isolate SZX2019 chromosome 50, ASM1759143v1, whole genome shotgun sequence, the proteins below share one genomic window:
- the LOC123500153 gene encoding LOW QUALITY PROTEIN: protein ZBED8-like (The sequence of the model RefSeq protein was modified relative to this genomic sequence to represent the inferred CDS: inserted 2 bases in 1 codon), whose translation MAKRCKCSECYLNLGFTTLLVSDDIEKPQCVLCHAVLSGESMKPSKLKCHLETKHPEYAKKDLDFFKWHEQCLKSQRLDRSGSFQQQSAGRXVSFEIALKIANQKKPHTIGETLLKPCMMKADLILGEASAKKMQQVALSNNTIQRRISKMSIDVKEQVLTEIKSSPLFSFQLDESTDVSSCSQLLVFVRYINSGDIKDKFLFCSALETTTKADDVMEKVSTFFKEDLQWKNVCGVCTDGAPAMLGSKSGFHLRVKKLALQAKDIHCMTH comes from the exons ATGGCTAAACGGTGCAAATGCTCAGAATGCTACCTCAACCTTGGCTTCACCACTCTGCTTGTCAGTGACGACATCGAGAAACCACAGTGTGTTTTGTGCCATGCTGTCCTGAGTGGAGAGTCAATGAAACCATCAAAACTCAAGTGTCATCTCGAGACGAAACATCCAGAATACGCAAAGAAGGATTTGGATTTCTTCAAATGGCATGAACAGTGTCTTAAAAGCCAAAGACTCGACAGAAGTGGGTCATTTCAGCAGCAAAGTGCTGGGCG AGTCTCATTTgaaattgcactcaaaattgCTAACCAAAAAAAGCCTCACACGATTGGAGAAACACTTCTTAAACCCTGCATGATGAAAGCAGATCTTATTCTTGGAGAAGCCAGTGCAAAGAAGATGCAGCAAGTAGCCCTGTCAAATAATACTATACAGAGGCGCATCTCTAAAATGTCAATAGATGTGAAGGAACAGGTTTTGACTGAAATCAAGAGTTCCCCTTTGTTCTCCTTTCAGCTCGACGAGTCAACAGATGTAAGTTCATGTTCTCAGTTGCTTGTCTTTGTGAGATACATTAATTCAGGTGACATTAAAGACAAATTTTTATTCTGCAGTGCACTTGAAACCACAACAAAAGCTGATGATGTTATGGAAAAAGTTTCAACTTTTTTCAAAGAAGATCTTCAATGGAAAAATGTATGTGGGGTTTGTACTGATGGGGCACCGGCTATGCTGGGATCGAAATCAGGATTCCACTTGAGAGTTAAGAAGCTAGCACTTCAAGCAAAGGACATCCACTGCATGACTCACTGA